One segment of Panicum virgatum strain AP13 chromosome 3K, P.virgatum_v5, whole genome shotgun sequence DNA contains the following:
- the LOC120699416 gene encoding uncharacterized protein LOC120699416, translating into MTIVMDVRSCMKATLLAIIILSVVTWLSHLYSCIKNFMESLPSVVSAIIAPKCLFIFSNIIVVYLVSESKLSRRRSKLMKTGDIAAANDEDMQQDIQKHEDIILTKVFLPTITGVSKQEQENKMAMVVDEEKDVQMLIVVPEKRETSVGKDGVRVNQCKEKVNRLLLQNIDELQEEEEEGGDLEFELGEDVSGDVQQERAMEEESEEWDLPTADELNRRVEDFIARFNMERQLEEARMPLCCY; encoded by the coding sequence ATGACCATAGTCATGGACGTCCGAAGCTGCATGAAGGCCACTCTTCTTGCGATAATCATCCTGTCCGTGGTAACTTGGCTGTCCCACTTGTACTCTTGCATAAAGAATTTCATGGAGTCTCTCCCTTCTGTTGTCTCGGCTATCATTGCGCCGAAgtgcctcttcatcttctccaacATCATCGTTGTGTACCTTGTAAGTGAGTCGAAGCTCTCACGTCGCAGAAGCAAGCTGATGAAGACTGGCGATATCGCTGCTGCAAATGACGAGGATATGCAACAAGATATTCAGAAGCATGAAGATATCATACTAACAAAGGTGTTTCTTCCAACGATCACCGGGGTGAGcaagcaagaacaagaaaacaagATGGCAATGGTAGTAGACGAAGAAAAGGATGTGCAGATGCTAATTGTGGTACCTGAAAAACGGGAAACCTCTGTTGGAAAGGATGGTGTGAGGGTGAATCAGTGCAAGGAGAAAGTTAATCGGTTACTTCTGCAAAACATCGATGAATtgcaggaagaagaggaagagggaggagaCCTTGAGTTCGAGCTAGGAGAGGATGTGAGTGGAGATGTGCAACAAGAGCGcgcaatggaagaggaaagcgaGGAGTGGGACCTGCCGACGGCCGACGAGCTGAACCGTCGTGTGGAGGACTTCATCGCGAGGTTCAATATGGAGAGGCAGCTAGAGGAGGCAAGGATGCCCTTGTGCTGCTACTGA